The proteins below are encoded in one region of Telopea speciosissima isolate NSW1024214 ecotype Mountain lineage chromosome 10, Tspe_v1, whole genome shotgun sequence:
- the LOC122641510 gene encoding uncharacterized protein LOC122641510 — MDDRRRRPAVGEHYHQEAPRTPTRSQSRKPPSGFWQPSVPAWEKKFCTLVGSIPWGKLLEAKKLMSYFENVLQWNDSAGEEAFHNAKNRFWAQINGLPCDISLPDPDIYIDKIDWNSDIDPELLLDLERELVPPDEEDKEVKSRLIGDSLFFLNQPVPCTGWGDAEEDQVKPVEDSLRPGFQDCGKNANSANNPWEGECAWGNNTLESNNTWGDYGANSWESNQWENNNNNYNWENPERRGNENWGGTWKRDNASQYMSRYKTSRFQGADYQTDHGWKNGRGRKRVNFFYERPQVDKKPLASQRLNSIYSCGPISHHGSREAGNPWSWEKPVS; from the exons ATGGATGATAGGAGAAGACGCCCAGCAGTTGGTGAACATTATCATCAAGAAGCACCGAGGACACCCACCAGATCGCAGAGCAGAAAACCGCCTTCTG GGTTTTGGCAGCCTAGTGTACCCGCATGGGAGAAGAAATTTTGTACCTTGGTTGGTTCAATCCCATGGGGAAAACTCTTGGAAGCCAAGAAGTTGATGTCATACTTTGAGAATGTGCTTCAGTGGAATGATTCTGCTGGTGAAGAGGCATTCCACAATGCGAAGAACCGGTTTTGGGCACAGATCAATGGTCTTCCTTGTGACATTTCACTGCCAGACCCAGATATTTACATCGATAAAATCGACTGGAACTCTGATATTGATCCGGAGTTGTTGTTGGATTTAGAGCGAGAACTGGTTCCTCCGGATGAAGAAGACAAAGAGGTGAAGTCTAGGCTCATTGgtgattctcttttcttcttaaatCAGCCAGTTCCATGCACTGGATGGGGTGATGCAGAGGAGGATCAAGTTAAACCCGTTGAAGACTCGTTGAGACCAGGATTTCAAGATTGTGGAAAAAATGCCAATAGTGCCAACAATCCTTGGGAGGGTGAATGTGCCTGGGGAAACAATACATTGGAGAGTAACAACACATGGGGAGACTATGGGGCTAACTCATGGGAAAGCAACCAGTGGGAGAACAATAACAATAACTATAACTGGGAGAATCCAGAACGCAGGGGCAATGAAAATTGGGGGGGAACATGGAAGAGAGATAATGCAAGCCAGTACATGTCAAGGTATAAGACATCAAGGTTTCAAGGAGCTGACTACCAAACGGATCATGGGTGGAAGAATGGTCGAGGGAGGAAGAGGGTGAATTTCTTCTATGAGCGTCCACAGGTGGATAAAAAGCCTCTGGCTTCACAACGATTGAACTCAATCTATTCTTGTGGGCCAATTAGTCATCATGGATCCAGGGAAGCAGGCAATCCATGGAGTTGGGAGAAACCTGTTTCTTAG